In Helianthus annuus cultivar XRQ/B chromosome 3, HanXRQr2.0-SUNRISE, whole genome shotgun sequence, a single window of DNA contains:
- the LOC110931994 gene encoding FK506-binding protein 5-like, whose protein sequence is MNDVVSEKKKLEERLKSVESENSSLLKKIEADQADIDILKVRIVELEEEKSRRDEQNEYFKLKNKELEAKNAKKEHEEFEEIEPEEVRAKREAEIEAGMKDKGKSVLVEDNIQVTERAIILTEPTKVLDPCPITSVSGEINDNDEDDEEDEDDNLKDDADEVYSVHSDDDDGNDDADQGNSGIKVTEASQEENIDEYLQDDANEEPENAGGKGEHDDAEKVDESVDQDTGLILRLEHDVEEGEILHTYIRAEIIKMMHVEEDNFNFDFEKELNEFDINQQSEYQYKYVEEAYNYDKVEVEDWGDDDQSANVNVDTSSFPTLAEFFSKANEDELRKKIAESVKSKSFKEISKEEQREERKKWFRKDTDRKYKRPLQYYRRDRDVSLGDIISWGYLPQFNAYAIKREFGV, encoded by the exons ATGAATGATGTGGTGAGTGAGAAAAAGAAGTTGGAGGAACGTTTAAAGTCTGTTGAATCGGAGAATTCATCTCTATTGAAAAAGATTGAAGCTGATCAAGCCGACATAGATATCCTGAAAGTTCGAATAGTTGAATTGGAAGAAGAAAAGTCTCGAAGGGATGAGCAGAATGAGTACTTTAAGTTGAAAAATAAAGAGTTAGAAGCCAAGAATGCTAAGAAAGAACATGAAGA GTTTGAAGAGATAGAACCTGAGGAAGTTAGAGCAAAACGTGAAGCTGAAATAGAAGCTGGAATGAAAGATAAGGGTAAAAGTGTTCTAGTTGAAGATAATATTCAAGTGACTGAAAGGGCAATTATTCTGACTGAGCCGACAAAAGTTCTAGATCCTTGTCCAATAACTTCAGTTTCTGGTGAGATTAACgacaatgatgaagatgatgaagaagatgaagatgataatCTGAAAGATGATGCAGATGAAGTATATTCTGTacatagtgatgatgatgatggaaatgatgatgCTGATCAAGGTAATTCTGGTATAAAAGTAACTGAAGCGTCACAAGAAGAGAATATTGATGAATATCTTCAAGACGATGCAAACGAAGAACCAGAAAATGCAGGAGGAAAGGGGGAGCATGATGATGCTGAAAAGGTTGATGAAAGTGTTGATCAGGATACAGGATTGATTCTACGTCTTGAACATGATGTAGAGGAAGGTGAGATATTGCATACTTACATAAGAGCTGAGATCATAAAGATGATGCATGTTGAAGAAGATAATtttaactttgattttgaaaaggaATTGAATGAATTTGACATCAATCAGCAATCTGAATATCAGTACAAGTACGTTGAAGAAGCTTATAATTATGATAAAGTGGAAGTAGAAGACTGGGgtgatgatgatcagtctgcgaATGTTAATGTTGATACTTCTAGCTTTCCAACTCTTGCTGAGTTTTTCAGTAAAGCAAATGAAGATGAATTGAGAAAAAAAATTGCTGAAAGTGTCAAGAGTAAGAGTTTTAAAGAAATTTCGAAAGAAGAACAACGTGAAGAAAGAAAGAAGTGGTTCAGGAAGGATACGGATAGGAAATACAAAAGACCACTGCAGTATTACAGAAGAGATAGAGATGTTTCTCTGGGTGATATCATAAGTTGGGGTTATCTGCCACAATTCAACGCTTATGCTATCAAAAGAGAATTTGGCGTTTAG